The Sesamum indicum cultivar Zhongzhi No. 13 linkage group LG6, S_indicum_v1.0, whole genome shotgun sequence genome has a segment encoding these proteins:
- the LOC105164426 gene encoding uncharacterized protein LOC105164426: MKIDFWNVRGSNRPLKHNGVATSSSITSFAFWAFWKQSLQHQRFRDFLADHFLDGAKPTTLTLLPVDASLWFVIRQLSTFNRRISRRKRNMWEKLIELGQTISMSWLISGDFHYVESPEKKQLRVAPTWYELKDFVGCCAALGLFNVPTTGCYYTWYSNNESNHILCILDRILYNNEWLEAGLHCGAHFNLPGCISNHSQGIVTIFDHTLTKPKPFRFFNMWADHLDFLTTVEQQWNLNVEGTPQFNLCKRLKSLKGALKAFNTQHYSHISTRAKEADLALQYAQNQFESNPGDVTLQESLGDLRRKTVFLAEAKQHFFYQKVKIHYLKEGDRNTKFFHDMVKRKAARNSIMAVTRADRTIITVADEIAQEFVDYYTSLLGTEAHTIPIDDGVFDWGPKLSFELTKELCREVTTLEVKEAISILMTTRHPAPMDIPHVFSRKHGTWWVIKYAWPFWISLGVDGCYGNSTTPSLLSCPNQSIPPLLPTTDRFRAATSSTRPSRKLSWTDSPPHCCT; encoded by the exons ATGAAGATCGATTTTTGGAATGTGAGGGGCTCCAATCGGCCTCTCAAACACAATGGGGTAGCCACCTCATCAAGCATAACCAGCTTTGCCTTTTGGGCATTTTGGAAACAAAGCTTGCAGCATCAAAGATTCCGAGATTTCTTAGCCGATCATTTCCTGGATGGTGCCAAGCCAACAACTTTGACACTATTGCCGGTGGACGCATCCTTGTGGTTTGTAATCCGACAGTTATCGACCTTCAACCGGAGGATATCTCGTCGCAA AAGGAATATGTGGGAGAAGCTTATAGAATTGGGACAGACGATAAGCATGTCATGGCTCATTAGCGGCGATTTCCACTATGTGGAATCTCCCGAGAAGAAGCAGCTTAGAGTGGCCCCAACTTGGTATGAACTCAAGGATTTCGTAGGTTGCTGTGCAGCACTTGGACTGTTTAACGTCCCCACAACGGGTTGCTATTACACATGGTATTCCAACAACGAAAGCAACCATATATTGTGCATACTTGACCGGATCCTTTACAATAACGAATGGCTCGAGGCCGGTTTACATTGCGGCGCCCACTTCAACCTACCGGGATGCATATCAAACCACTCCCAGGGTATTGTCACTATCTTCGATCATACACTCACTAAGCCAAAACCATTCCGCTTTTTCAATATGTGGGCAGACCATCTGGACTTCTTGACTACTGTTGAACAACAATGGAACTTGAATGTGGAGGGAACGCCACAATTCAACCTTTGCAAGAGACTGAAATCACTTAAAGGTGCACTAAAAGCTTTCAACACACAACACTACAGCCACATCTCCACCAGGGCCAAAGAGGCTGACCTTGCACTACAATATGCTCAGAACCAGTTTGAAAGCAATCCGGGAGATGTAACGCTTCAGGAATCTTTGGGGGATCTTAGGAGGAAGACCGTTTTTCTTGCCGAGGCCAAACAACACTTCTTCTACCAGAAAGTCAAAATCCATTATCTCAAAGAGGGGGACCGAAACACCAAATTTTTCCACGATATGGTGAAACGGAAGGCTGCTAGAAACTCCATCATGGCAGTCACTAGAGCTGACAGGACTATTATCACTGTTGCCGATGAGATTGCCCAAGAGTTTGTTGATTACTACACATCACTCTTGGGCACCGAGGCTCACACCATCCCAATCGATGACGGTGTGTTCGATTGGGGCCCCAAACTCTCCTTCGAGCTTACTAAAGAACTTTGTAGGGAAGTCACAACACTGGAGGTCAAGGAAGCCATCTCAATATTAATGACAACAAGGCACCCGGCCCCGATGGATATTCCTCAtgttttttcaagaaagcatgGAACGTGGTGGGTGATCAAGTATGCATGGCcgttttggatttctttaggAGTGGACGGATGCTACGGCAACTCAACCACACCATCATTGCTCTCATGCCCAAATCAGAGCATTCCACCTCTGTTGCCGACTACCGATCGATTTCGTGCTGCAACGTCATCTACAAGGCCATCACGAAAATTATCTTGGACCGACTCGCCCCCGCATTGTTGCACTTAA